TACCGTGCCGTCCTTGAGATATTCGTGTCGTATCATGGCGAGGATGAATCATGGTATACTAATCCATTGAGAAATAACTATCTTCACCAGTCAACTGCAGCCAAGCTTTCGGCACCGCGGGCCAACGGCGCGTTTCGGCAGGTCTACGCCACAATCGACGGGCGTTACGTAGGTGGGCACGTTCCCTTTCCGGTCATCTACCCGAGTGCCATCAACCCCTTCTTCTGGTCCCCGGTGGCGGCAATCGGCGCGTTCGACATGCCGTCTTACGACCTCGACCTGACGCCGTTTCTGGCGCTGATGCTCGACGGGCAGCCCCACGAGATCGGGCTGGGTGTGCGCAGCGCCCTGCCACACTGGCTCGTGAACGCCAACCTCCACCTCTGGGTCGACTATTGGTCGGACGCGGTCCAGGCCGGTCCGGTGGCGTACTTTGCCCCGGCCATCCAGATGAACCGCAACGCCGAGTGGCGCAACCCCGACGGTCAATCGGAGATCGGGGCCGAGGGGCTCGAAAGGTTCGCCGGGTGGGTGAGCTCGTCGAGGGGTAACCTCACCACCGAGGTGCGGCATAAGATCAAGCTGACGAGCCAGGTGCAGGTGCAGAACCGCGGGGCGGTGACCCAGATCGATTTCATCCTCAAGGAGAGGACAATGGTGACAGTCATGAGGGGGAACCAGTGGCTCCACCGGGCGCAGGCGGTGCTGGATGCGCCCATGCAGGTTCAGACCGCGATGGTGAACGCGGCGGGCGGGCCGGCGCGGCAGAAGACGCGGCTCTTCCACCAGCTGATGGAGGCGGTGAGCCTGAGCGAGGGGCAGGCCGGGGCGACGACGACGAGAGAGCTGACCGACCGGCAGGACGCGGAGGGATCGGCGCTTGTGGACGGCGGATGGGAGAGCGGAAGGATCCGGTCGTCATACCAGTACAGGGACGGAAGCAAGTGCTACGCCCGGAACGTGGCCACGGCTGGCGGAGCGGTCATCCAGGACAGGAAGGCCTCCTGCTTTGCCATGGCTGATGATGCCTGAAGACGTGAGATAGAGTGCATGGATGCTAATGCTTTGCGTAGTTGATTCATTTCTCAGTTGCTGGTTCCGAGTATAATGCAATAGCTATGGTGTATTGTGAGAATAAGGTATCCATCCTTCATTGTCATACTTGTATTAATATGAGATATTTCAAATAAGGGTCATCATATGGTGAGTTGGCACAAAATATGTGTTGGTCTTTTATGGTTAATAATAGTTTATTCTTATTTTTGTGTTGATTTGCTAATTGTATGTTTACATACGAATATATCGAAAACGAAGCAACAAGTAATAACTATAAATGAAGGCTTCGAGTATGCTAGGgagttaataaatttaaattgataAGAAGTTAATAACTATAAATGAAGGCTTcaagttaatatatatatatatatatatatatatatatatatatatatatatatatatatatatatatatatatatatatataaaacatattttcatatttatacaCGGGtgattatcttctttttttttttaaagattcaaAGTTTATTAGAGTTCACAATCTTTTCGAACATTACTTTTTTAATTACAGTACAGACTCGTTTCATTTAGACATATCATAGTCTGACTAACTCAATAATTTCTTTTAATTCAAATCAAATTTTGACTCTatgatattatgtgaacaatCGAAAAGGAATTGGCTGTGAAGAAGACAAGTGCATGATTAACCATATCGAACCTTGTTGGACATATACGTAAACCAGTATCCACCCTCttccctatcactcactgtttctCCGGGCATGCTCTTGATGATGTCTGAGCCACCAGGATTACTAATGTTCAGACAGTAAACACGAAAATGTTTCTCATATGCAGTTCCAAGATCGACGTTACCTCCACTAAAATGATGTTCTTCAACCTGAGGACCGTGTCTTGTAGTCTTCCATCACCGTGAAGATATGAagagataaatataattatttttcaaataataataataaagtactaTTAGTCTAAAATCAaatcaagtaaaaaaataaagtagaaaaaggaaaaactatattaaacttctaaaaaaaatttatatgattttgaattattctttAACTTGAGCCCTATAAACCTAAACATCCGAGACTTGGATGGAtggatgtacacatatatatgtctTCATTTTTATATATAGACGTAGAATAataatttaaacaaaaaaaaattatctctaaaattttatttaattaatttattttaaaaataagagataaaaatctactttaaaaaaaaaataatttaaatcttaACAATCACAATCTTCATTGTAATTTGCTCATGTGTTGCAAAAACTAAATTGTATTAAACATAACATACTATATTAACCAAGTtttttataagtctttgttaaacAATAGCCCTTGCTTGCATGACACAAAAAAATTGTTGTAATGATTCTTTTAAGTTTTAGATCAATTACAACAAAAGTGATGAAAATTTTGGAGATTATGAAGAATGACTAGAATTGGATTCTATTGCCCAATTTTGGTccaaaattattatatttgaatGTAAGAATATTATGTTTTGAGCTGATACAAAGAAATAGATGATGTGCATTTTATTTGTTAGATTTATTATTTGATCGATTTTAATACCAAATGTTATGATTAATTATTTCATCAACTTCATTTAACTTAAATCATTCATCAAAATATCAGACTAATCAAAGTAttatattcatattcacatcaacCTTCCGTCAAAAATATTTTCTTACATTAAAATAAGCAATTCTCGAAACCAGTACTATTTAGCAATCATTGGCCATCAAATAATTAGTGGGTTACTAATCTTGCCAACCCCTAACTCATCCTCAACAACAAGGCTTAAGTGCCACGCCCATTATTTCAAAAGGATGATATCTATTCAATGATCTACACTAAACTAATGTTTGCTTTGTCCTTTCAAACAATTCGTGCAGTGTGTAGATGCAATCTTTATGGATTCTCAATCATCCACTTTTCATTAAATTATTGCTGTGTGTGGTGTGTGATGATGTAGACATGCCACCCTTGTTCCTCTTACCGGATCAAATGAGATCAAGATTATGTTCAGAACCATTCCTCACAACCTTTTTCTCTCCACCACTCCCAGAAAGCTACAAGCAAATTAGTTGATGATTCTAGGCTTTCTTTTTCACTCCTAGGATTGAGCATTGAAGATAGGCCATAGGGACTGTTGGGAAGCTTGATCACAGGTTCTGGAAAAAGCCATGAACCTGAGATTTTAGTTTTAGTTTTGACTTCTGCAGAAAATTTCTGATAATGGAGTATTGATCAAGAATTGTCATGTTTACCATAtaatccagaaaaaaaaaatggaggctGTTGTACTTAAGATTTCTGTATGTATTAAGTTTCTAAAAGAATATATACAAGTTTATGAGCTTTCTTTCATGAGAGCTTTATTCTCTTCAATGGTGGAAGACATTTCCTGCTCATTGTGTCGGAAGACATGTTATCAACCATGACTCATCATTGCAAAAGAACAACTCAGTCTATGTTCTTTCCTATCTCTTCCTTGGATTATAATGCGCAGTGGCTGTACTCAGTCTGGTTTTCTCATCTTTGTTTGGGCAGTAAGTTTTCACTGTTAAGCTCAACTCGAATGTCAACCAATCAAGTTTGAGCTTAGTGCAAAGTCAAGGACCGACACCTGATTCAATCATCAATTTTTTAGGCTTAATATATAGTCTCTAAGAATAGGATTCCAACTTTAATCTTTTGATTAGCTAACCTAACCTAAATTATAGTATTTATGGGTGGATGAAATATGCTCATATCTTTCTCACTTGAGGACCTGTATTCTCATGTCTCAACTATTGTCAAATTATCTTTCTAAGATCGTTTAGCAAGATAAATTTGAGACCATATAATTCGATTAgcagaagtatatatatatatatatattgtggcaGATTTCACGCTGGTTCCCcattaaagacataaaacatgtctagattgtctcatatttcaaagggTCATAATGCCACCTACTTGATTACACCTTAACTTTATTACAACTCattcacacacactctctctctctctctccaacgcCTAGTGGTGTGAGAGGGCAAAGGCATAGCTTCGCAGTGGTAGCAAGAGGGAGGAGAACCACTGGTTAATGGAACCAGCTGCCCAAGTTTCCGGCGGCGACGTCGGTGACGACGGCGCAACTCCACCTCCACCCTCTCAACCTCGGGAACAACAAGAACAGCTggagcaacaacagcagcagcagaaacCGAGCCGGTATGAGTCTCAAAAGAGGCGGGACTGGAACACTTTTATACAGTATCTGACGAACCACAAGCCGCCGCTGACGGTGGGGAGGTGTGGCGGCGCGCATGTGGTCGAGTTCTTGAAGTACCTGGACCAGTTCGGGAAGACGAAGGTGCACGCGCACGGGTGCACCTACTTCGGCCATCCGAGTCCCTCGGGGCCATGCGAGTGCCCCACGAAGCAGGCATGGGGCTCGCTGGACGCGTTAATCGGGCGCCTCCGCGCCGCCTACGAGGAGAACGGTGGCGGCCGTCCGGAGTCCAACCCCTTCGGCGCCAAGGTTGTCAAGTCTCACCTCCGAGAAGTCAGAGAAAGTCAGGCCAAAGCTCGTGGCGTCGCCTACAAGAAGAAGAAGCGGAAGCGCCGCCTGCCCTCCGCCGTAGGCGAAGGGTGTTCGAGGGGCGTAGCGGGGACTGCTGCTACTGCTCCAACCACGACGATCGCGATGGCAACAGCTGAGGTTGCTTCTGTTAGTGCTTCCAGTGCTAGTGCTGCTGCAAGTGATGCTGCAGGGAGTTCAACGTCGGCCTCATGAGTACAGATTTCACTCCTTTTTATATTATGCTTCCTTGCTACTATTATTTGGTTCGGTGGCTAACAGGGTGAGAAATAAAGTCAATTAGTGGACTCGATGGATCCTTTAATTCTTAATGATGATGATACAAGTATAGAACCACAAACACAAGCTTGTGATTCATGCGTCaaagttttttcttcttctcattcaaaaaatatattcttaattCAATCGGATCATGTATCTTCCTCTATTCATTATTACATACAAGGAGAGGAGAGCGGCTAGAATACTGTTTTGTGTGCATCAATGATTCAAGTAGTGTAACATACCCTTTTGGATATTTGTCTGCATTTGTGATTAGAGCATGTTGTAAAGTATATTGATTCGAAAAGTTTAGTTTCCCATCTTTTAATCACCTTTCAAATGATGCACATAGCTGAAGTTGATCCCTAatttctgctctctctctctctctctctctctctctctctcacacacacacacacacacacacacaatcttAGATATATCCTTGTTAATGATCTTCTCCTGTTAATATCTCATTATTCATTGTCATTCATAGTCCTAATTGACATTTTCCTTAAATATAAAATCAAGCAAACATCAAAGGCGGCATTTTAGCCAGTTTTTATGAGAATAAAAGTACCTGCGAAAAGAGAGAGCACAGCGATCAGCACCAGCTGCTCCTGTAATGGAGGTCCGCCCTGTGTTGGGAAGGTGCTCGTTCTTTAATTCACACCCAAGCATTTGCCTCCGAGCAACTCGCCACCTCCAATTAAAATAGCATTAGGTTCCTGTCATGCCCAACTTTGTGTTTTTTGGATGAGAAGAATGATCGAGGTGATCACCATCTTTATGCTGATAGTACATCAGCCAAGGTGTAAAGGTAGAGAAGAATGGAGAATTGATTAAGAGATATCAGAATCTAAACCAAGTGAGAGAAGAAGTTTCTGGCCATTTAACCATACATACTATCAGAATCTTCGTCTTAAGATATGTCGTGCAGTGGTATTCAGTTCGTACCAGTAGCATTTAGACTGAATAAtcataagaaaaacaaaagaaaacaaaggagGAAAAAGATGAGTCACACTTCCTTTACCCCAAGTTATTCATTTGGATTGCGTTCGGTGCTAATTTTAGGTATCTATCTAAACAGTTTTATCTGTAAAACTTTCTCATTAGAATAGATGATAACGTAAGATAAATGTGCATCGATATGCCTCCACTCACACGTAGATTATTGAGTACTCAATACGGGTGTGAAATGTTTATTTACGAGAAGATTAAAGGGCATTTTATCCGCTAATTCGTTTTTATATGAGTGAACATTTTTCTCACTTTCATGAAAATACCTCGAGTCAAATTCTTGTATGACATTGGTAATCCATTATGAACCCTGAATCGATTCGGTCTGATTCAATAGAACCCTAGTTATCTGATCAACGACTGACAGGAGAAACTCTATCTCACTCGTCGCCTTCATCGAAACCGTCCTTCCCGCAAGCATGCAGTGTGGTGTGGGTAGGTTTCATCGACGAAGCCTTTGTGGAAGGGTTTGTTGGTGCATCGTCGAATCCCTAACTCCATCATCTTGTTGAATCGTTTTATACCCTCCTTTTCGTTCATTGCATCGTTGGACTTGGAAGGCTTGGTTGCATCCTTGTAAGGCTTTGCTGTCTTCGTCGAAGGCTTCATGGAAGGCTTGATCACTTACCATTGCATTCGCGAGGTGCAAGGCTACAATGCTGCATTAGCAAACCCAATATCGTAACAACACCTCAAACCAAACCCAATATCTTGGTGTTGCGGTTGTGGAAGTTGTCTTCACCGTGTTCCAACTATGTCATTGAGTGTGTATCTAGTCGCCAAAGCCTTCACTGTGTCGCCTCAGTATTCAATGGGCGACGTTGATTGTTGAAGCCTAGATTCCTAGTGTGGTAGTCATGGAACTCATCTTCGTTGGGTCGCGATCGAGTAGCTTGTTCATTGAGGAAAGCATTTATCACCAAGCAGGTCATGTAGTAAGTGGCGTTGTCGTTCTAAATTTGGTCAAAGTCAAGGTTTGAGATGAGATGTGTTTTTAGGGTTTTTTAACCAAATTGATGCATTATTCTTGTATTCATTACAAGTTTTAGCATTAGTCTTATACAGCTTTTTAGTTTTAGGTGAGTATTGATTGATTGGTTTTGCATAGAAGAACATTTGAAAGCTTTTGAAGTCCAATGTAATATTGATATCAACCATTATCATCGGGGAAGCTTGTCATATAATGTTTTCTAGTGTTGCATTACTTGTTATATATTTAATTGATTGTGTTGAaacaatcaattaaatatttgttTCAACACATCTTTGGTTCATTTATAATTGTTTGCTATTATATATTTCCAATGTTATTTAAATACTAATGTGAGGCTACTTTAGATAAGAATTATTGGTATTTTAGTTGAGATTGAGAGTTTTAATGAAAcacaatctttatcgatctcgaaATCAAATATACTTTTGGGAAGTAGCCACACTAGACCAAATTAAAGGATATCCTTTTGCATAATCTCAAACTTGTAACTTCGTTTTAAATGAAACATTTATAGCGGATAACAATGAAAATAGCTATGTGATATTTGTACAAGAATAGGTTGAGCAAAGAAAAGATAGCTATGCGATCTTTGTACAAGAATAGGTTGAGCAAAGAATAATAGTATAAGTCGAACAAGATctagattataatatatatataatgtctatTATGTTATCGGTGAGCATATCGAtttcaatccatatatatataaaagattctaGAATGATAGAGTTATAAAAGAAGATGACTTAAATCTTAATGCTTTGGCTTCATATGCAAATGAAGATGAACGTGTCATCAATGAGTTATACATTAGACAAATATAAATgcatcaaatataaaatttattaatatgataatgttcaatataCTAATTTGTTTGTGATATTTAATACATAATTTCTTTATGTTTTATATGTATTTAAAGATATTTCAGAATTTAAAAGATAAGAATATATATTATGAAAaggaatttaaaaataaatattattatttgtagAAGTTATAAGGTCAAAGCACAATATAAGATTTATCATTAGTGGATCAATGATAGTTGCTTATAGAGGTAATACATGTTGAATTATAAAGTTCACCAAAGAGTTTTAATACAATATGTCTAAAGAAATCGAGATTATCTATCTTGCACAAATAAACAGTTAAtatcttaaaaataataattagataacTAATGGAAATAGAACAGTTATCATTGATCTAAAAATGTTTGAATTTAGGGGAAAAGTTATAATGGAAATAGAACTTCTTCATAAGATAATACCACCTATCTATGTTAAAAAGTAGGATAAAAATACAAACTTATGGAGCCATCAAGGGTCATTTTATAACTTATATTTGAATTTATTCAACCCAAATACATGATAtgcttcttatattttaaaaccaaaaaaaaatattagttgtaGATTATTTATAATGTAATCATCATTAAGAATAAAATACAAATACTTATCACAAACCTGAAAATCATGCAAAAAATAATGATGACCAaaatttttatcctaattatAATATGTGATCAAATTATAGACTCATACATATCAATTGCTTTTCCATCTTCACTCGCCATAAGCAATATTCAAAGTGAATTTGCACATGAATTTACTATCTCTCCAAATATCCAAAACATTAAAcaacttaaactataaataacaaatgataattataTCAGTTATAGAAAACCTAGTTTGATAACCAAATTAAATTGAAGActtattataaattattcaaatttgtTCATCCTCTCATAAATctacaaaataaaatatattaataagaatattcaaaataattatattagaAATAGAATCAAGTAATGACCTTCATTAGTTTATCTCTTTCAAATTATTCTGGTGCTAAGCGATCATCTATCTTGCCTTTAGACGattcaaaaatatcaaatttccaTTGCTTACCTCGAATATCAAATATCCATTTAGATAGTGCTTTCCAATTTTTAAAGAAATGTCGATTATATATTAAATCttgataaatttttatttaatatgatcTATGGATATTTGACTATGTAACCCCTAAtccattatttttatattaagtttGGTAAAATATACTAAGAAAGGCTCTAAATGATCTTTGCATCTATCATCTTGTCGAGGATTGAGGTGACACAATGGCTAAGTCCATGATCTTGAAGGATCGTTTATAATTTCTTAATTTCATCTTCATATTTTTTGTGCTTGCACATACTTGTTCTATAATTATATAAGTGTCCTGGAAATAACATAATTTGATAAATAAACTATCAAATTTCAAATACACTAAATGTAAAATTTCAAGACACTATATCTCGATATTTCATATGATCAATCATCGTTGGAACTCTTACACTATAAAGAGAAATGAGCAAGTGACATACTTACATAACaagtatataaaaaattataaaacacatccatatatctaaataaactcttaattataaataaatagttATCTTATCCGTAGTAGTCAACTTTAACATTAAGTCGATAATGTTCCAATTACTCACGCTCATAAGTCCACATGTCTATAGTGAAAAGGAAGCTGAATCATAAGAGAAAATAAACAGATAGACATGCTCGTATAATTATCCCTAAAATAAATTAGTAAAGATAAGATTCAAAATTATTCTATAAACTAAATCACATATATATTGAAATATAATTTAGCATACATCAATAATAGTGCGTAACCTCATATATCCAATAATCTTTGTGCTACCActctgcttcatatttttcatttaatCTCCAATAGTTTAAATTTTCTTAGTAAAATAAGAATGTATGGTTATTGCCCAACTGTAATTTGTTAAGGAATCTAAATTATTAATAATACATAGTAAAGCAAAGGGTAAAATGTGATGAAACATAACTCGTTTgacaaaactatatatatattatacaatcAACAAAAATTAACAATATCCATACTATCATAACTAGAAAGAAACCtgagattttttatattttactcaTTCGCTAGCTTCTCTTTAAAGTATTTTTGTTATATATATCTCTAAGTTGTTATTTCAAAACTGATAACTTCTCTACCATTCGATAGACCCAAAATAACAACAATATCAGTCGAACTAAAGTCAATTGGGACACCAACGAATATAAAAGTGTAACTTTCTATCTAGtgctatataattttaaaaagtaTAGCTCAATAGATCCTCCTTAGTATATTTATATGATATTGCCCGGGAGAAATAGAAAGCATATGACCTCTACTATAATTTGATTCACACAAGAATCTTTTAAAATGATCGATGTAATACGATCATTAATTATATACCATAGAGTAGATGAGGTGGTGGCAATGAAATGTGAGGTGGTGAAGATAAGAGTTATGAAGGTATTACTAACTTCATatctagcaaaaaaaaaatttaattaattagttaTATATAACATAATAATACTTACTATTAATTATTGTATAatcaaatatattatccatagtaAGTCTTTCCTCTGTACTTTTGTTGGTACCTTGGAGCGGAAGGGATATATGCAAGATTATTATGTTTATATACAAAAGTAAATACTACCAATACGATAAAGATAAAACAACATTTGTAATATGGAGAACCAAAATTACCTTAATCAAATATTAGCTAACCAAGAAGATGACTTTAGGTAAAACTATTATTAGTTAGTACAAAATTATTATTAGCTAATTAATCACTAGCTAACAATATAGTATAGAATTATTATTAGTTAACAACAAAGATGACTTTAAGTAAACAAGTATAATATATTTCAATTGACGGTGACAACTTAGACATCTTAAAAGATTGAAACTTTTGCTTCTGCTGAAGTAAGTCATAGGCTGCAAGCTTTTCACATAAGAAGGCATTATATTAGGCTGCTCATGATTAGTGCAAGACTTTGTCGATCACTAGTGCTGTATCCATgaatataaaattcatatagctatCAATCCGTATAAATGGGACATTACCACTTGTTGTTCATCAATTCTCTCATCATCATATCATCCATAATCTTAGTATGTATGCTGAATTAGAGCATCAATCACAAATAGGatgattaaatataaaaattgacCACTTGTCAATAGATCAAATGATGCACATATATGATAGATTTTGTCGTGGTGTTCCACAATATCTGTTTAATGCTAGTGAATTAAGATCTCCACTGCTTGGTTAACGTCAAAACATACGCATTAAGGCTTAAGACACAAAATATGCATTACTTATTCTACTAAGGTTGTGGTGCAGTGAGTTGTAGGATTGATTTTTAGATCGCATGCGGTAGAAGATATCGTTGTCGAAGCTTAGGCACCATGGAGGAGATGTAACCGTAGTCACCGTAGAGGATATGTAACCACCACCGCCGAGGAAGGGAACCAATAAGGAGACATCGCTGTCGAGGAGAACTCACCGTCGAGGAAAAGTATTGCCAAGCAAATGTCACCACCGAGGAGATACAATGGTGATCTGTGATAGGCACGCCAAAGGCTTATCGAAATAGCTCTTAGCTGTTCTTTACATTAAACAGATGTTTAGATTTCGAATTCAACTAAATGCATACACTTAAGACTTCAAAGTGGAGGTGGAGTTCATATCCACTGCGTGCATGTAACGTGTGGAAGAGCCCAACGAGGAAAGCTTTACCGGCACGTAAAAGTACGTGACACCAAGTCAAAGCAACCCACAACCTTGCGTTCTCGCCAAGATTCTACGGCCCAGATTTCAAGTCGGAGAGTTGGTGTGCTCCGTAGTCTTCTCCCATGTTTGACCTTGGCAAGTGCATCCAAATGTCCACATTAGACTTGTGCGTTCATCCACATGTGGAAATAAATACACCATTCTTAAAGAAACTTTTGGTCAACACCACACTTTTGCAGTCACTGTTGATGTTTGAAGATCGTTGGATAAGATCTGTGGACTTCGGATTTTGTAGCAACGTTGTCTAAGCAATAAAATAAAAACTTTCTAGTAGATTTTCTTCATTTATTGATGTAATTGcaccttaaaaaaaaatatatatattcttttcaaTGTTAACATCACTTCAGAAATTTTAGAAGCAAACTCAAAATACAAAAGGGAAAAACAATTAGAGGATCAATTTCGGAAGCAAGAAGTTGACTTCTTTTTACATGGCCTTTAACATCATGATTTGTCTACAAAACCTACCTACCTGACGTGTTCCGGCAGATCTCTGTCTCAAGCATTGGATACGGCACCGACTAATGTCGTGTTTAGGTGTTCTTTTACTATGATCCATGAGCttcatggtggtggtggtgttgcaCAGGTGGAGTCTCCCACTTGATAGTTGAAGCCACTGTGTTCTGAACATTCCCAGTTCTTTCTCTGACATAACCATCAGAATTCTTCAACATCACCACCGCCACTATATTCCTTCCATTAAGAGCCAACATCAACTCCTCTCTATAAGTAATcaacactctctctctcttctgcttCCACCTAAAACCCATGCCCGGAGCATCTACTCCTTCACGAAGTTTTACGTTCTCGTTTCAGAATATGGCCGTCAGTACAACGTTAACAAAAGCAATCATATTTCTCTCTCTCCTGCTACTCCTACTCAGCCGTCACCAGTGCAGTGCAACGCGGGGTCTCAGCGTAAGGTTGCTCGAACAAAGCTCCCTTGATCACTTGAAGATGACGAAGACGGTAGCCACTAGCAACAGTTCGACGAAGACGCTCGAGGCGAGCTACGGGGCGTCGCCGGTCTCCATGCTTGTTAGAGCACCCGTGCCGCCGTCCGGTCCGATCGGAGGTATCAACGGCGATAACAACTGATTCGGTGGAAGAAGGATACAATACGTACCGATTGCTTGGCATTTCTCGATACAGTATCTGCACACATATAGCAGATTCATCACGTCCGttggtttttcttcttcttgttcttcttcttagttGGGTCTGTATGGTCTTAAGAGTGAGAAAATACATATACTAATTTTCTCGTGATAAAGTTTCGgaacaaaataaaaaactaaCTCTTGTAGAGTTTTCTGGTTCCTCATGAAGAATAAGATGGCCACAACAACAGCGGTCGTTGATGTCTGAAAACGCCATGAGGAACGAAGGAGGACCGAACATAGTGGGGAAGAGCATGTCTCCCCGCCTCCTACTGCCGACAGAGTCTGCCCCACACGTGTTTGGCAGGTGAAATGGATGTGCCAATGGAAAGCTCAAGTTATTTTTTTGCTTCACGTATGTCATGATCTATGTCGTATCAAACAGTACGACCCGCTACCTGTCCTGATGTGCCTATTGATCCTTTGATCAT
This DNA window, taken from Musa acuminata AAA Group cultivar baxijiao chromosome BXJ3-7, Cavendish_Baxijiao_AAA, whole genome shotgun sequence, encodes the following:
- the LOC135642915 gene encoding peptide-N4-(N-acetyl-beta-glucosaminyl)asparagine amidase A-like, with protein sequence MHPGLYEVSFLLLLHLYFAAFICTTGASSPSLFDGNLELPRGFIPTVSLEHLDPTLPPALPTQTPHCSLVVLQQDFANTVGATPASANYTHPPDCPFPWTRVVLELSVAATDLQESRVAAIWIDGAEVLRTATPIPMVRGAFWRVHKDVTRYTALLRRLADGGGVVSMMLENSNAVLPGVFSANVSLHYYRGPVDDGRSKLVSNAAHPSVRSLYREPADLVLPISKPDGQYGSGFWYRIDNETGVESTTVAIPRNTYRAVLEIFVSYHGEDESWYTNPLRNNYLHQSTAAKLSAPRANGAFRQVYATIDGRYVGGHVPFPVIYPSAINPFFWSPVAAIGAFDMPSYDLDLTPFLALMLDGQPHEIGLGVRSALPHWLVNANLHLWVDYWSDAVQAGPVAYFAPAIQMNRNAEWRNPDGQSEIGAEGLERFAGWVSSSRGNLTTEVRHKIKLTSQVQVQNRGAVTQIDFILKERTMVTVMRGNQWLHRAQAVLDAPMQVQTAMVNAAGGPARQKTRLFHQLMEAVSLSEGQAGATTTRELTDRQDAEGSALVDGGWESGRIRSSYQYRDGSKCYARNVATAGGAVIQDRKASCFAMADDA
- the LOC103992159 gene encoding protein LIGHT-DEPENDENT SHORT HYPOCOTYLS 5-like, producing MEPAAQVSGGDVGDDGATPPPPSQPREQQEQLEQQQQQQKPSRYESQKRRDWNTFIQYLTNHKPPLTVGRCGGAHVVEFLKYLDQFGKTKVHAHGCTYFGHPSPSGPCECPTKQAWGSLDALIGRLRAAYEENGGGRPESNPFGAKVVKSHLREVRESQAKARGVAYKKKKRKRRLPSAVGEGCSRGVAGTAATAPTTTIAMATAEVASVSASSASAAASDAAGSSTSAS